The proteins below are encoded in one region of Thermothelomyces thermophilus ATCC 42464 chromosome 1, complete sequence:
- a CDS encoding glycosyltransferase family 32 protein (CAZy_ID 267785): MSQHPNEVASSSLPAQLLHHVTRRRQRFYGVIAIALVLFAALTFIYGGLATGLDLTSYVPRPKAPLPPAHAGDHTGAGNVAQGADGENGDQKAPDPAPVTTITTSTQTDSEPQVAPTTTQEPSTKAGDNAHQPTETEAVKVAPGIPPKIWQIMLPKSDVKSKEDFIADPKVLSETPSWLALNLDYQYTLVGHKGGEEFVRKHFGHDPRILDAYLHMPNVGMKSDLLRYLLLSAEGGVYTDTDTVALRPIDEWIPPQFRDKAAVVVGIEFDRRDGPAWVDISHWVQFCQWTIAAAPGHPVFDKMIERVLYSLHQLELEHGMPFSELKKLGSFEVMNSTGPAAWTDVVWAQLQEFDSSLTDIRNLSYMDEPRLYGDVVVLPIDGFGMGQPHSESTNDGTIPPDALVRHLFSGSWRGDKKEKKKRRSQD, translated from the exons ATGTCACAACATCCGAATGAGGTAGCAAGTTCCTCGTTGCCGGCGCAGCTGCTGCACCATGTTACCCGTCGCCGGCAAAGGTTCTACGGCGTCATCGCCATCGCCCTCGTGCTGTTCGCCGCCCTCACCTTCATCTACGGTGGCTTGGCTACCGGCTTGGACCTGACTTCGTACGTGCCACGACCGAAGGCCCCGTTGCCGCCCGCTCATGCTGGTGACCACACCGGCGCCGGCAATGTTGCTCAGGGCGCAGACGGCGAGAACGGGGACCAGAAGGCCCCGGACCCCGCCCCCGtaaccaccatcaccacctcGACACAGACGGACTCGGAACCCCAGGTCGCCCCGACGACCACCCAGGAACCCAGCACAAAGGCCGGCGACAATGCGCATCAGCCGACCGAGACCGAGGCGGTTAAGGTGGCGCCCGGAATTCCCCCCAAGATCTGGCAGATCATGCTGCCCAAAAGCGACGTCAAGTCCAAGGAGGATTTCATCGCCGATCCCAAGGTTCTGTCTGAAACACCCTCTTGGCTGGCCCTGAACCTGGACTATCAATA CACGCTCGTGGGCCACAAGGGTGGCGAGGAGTTTGTGCGCAAGCACTTTGGGCACGACCCCCGCATTCTCGATGCGTACCTGCACATGCCCAACGTGGGCATGAAGTCGGACCTGCTGCGGTacctgctgctctcggccgAGGGGGGCGTCTACACCGACACGGACACGGTCGCGCTGCGGCCCATCGACGAGTGGATCCCGCCCCAGTTCCGCGACAAGGCGGCCGTGGTGGTGGGCATCGAGTTCGACCGGCGCGACGGCCCCGCCTGGGTCGACATCTCGCACTGGGTCCAGTTCTGCCAGTGGACCATCGCCGCCGCGCCCGGCCACCCCGTCTTCGACAAGATGATCGAGCGCGTCCTCTACTCGCTGCACCAGCTCGAGCTCGAGCACGGCATGCCCTTCTCCGAGCTCAAGAAGCTCGGCAGCTTCGAGGTCATGAACTCGACCGGCCCGGCCGCCTGGACCGACGTCGTCTGGGCCCAGCTGCAGGAGTTCGACAGCTCCCTCACCGACATCAGGAACCTCTCCTACATGGACGAGCCCCGCCTCTACGGCGACGTCGTCGTACTGCCCATCGACGGCTTCGGCATGGGCCAGCCCCACTCCGAGAGCACCAACGACGGCACCATCCCGCCCGATGCCCTGGTCAGGCACCTCTTCAGCGGCTCGTGGCGGGGCgacaagaaggagaagaagaagcggcgCAGCCAAGACTGA